The Agrobacterium vitis region GCTGGCTGGAAATACAGTGGTATCTGTTTGCCTATGTCGTTGTGCTGGGGGCATCGCATACCTTGCGCAAGAACGGCCATGTCCGGGTCGATCTGATTTATGGATCGGTGTCGGAGCGCAAGCGGCTGTGGATCGACCTGATCGGTCTCGTGCTGTTTCTTTTACCGGTCTGTATTTTCCTGACCTGGCTGTGCTGGCCGTTTTTCTGGCTATCCTATCAGCAGGGCGAAATGTCGGCCAATGCCGGTGGCTTGATCCGCTGGCCGGTCAAGCTGATCCTGGTGACGGGTTTCGGGCTTTTGACCTTGCAGGGCCTGTCGGAACTGATCAAGCGCATTGCCGCACTGACCGGCCGCATCGATATCGACGTCAGCTACGAAAAGCCGCTGCAATAATATCTGCCTGCCCGTCCCGTTGATGCCTTCCGGCGTCCGGGGACGACAGCAGAGCGGAAGGACATGCCTGAGGGGGACGTGTTATGTTTGATTTCGGAATTATTCCGCCCGCGATGTTTCTGGGCATGGTGCTGTTCATGCTGTTCGGCTTTCCGGTGGCGTTTTCGCTGGGCGCGGTCGGCATGTTCTTCGGCATGATCGGTATCGCCACCGGCCATTTCAGCGAAATGTTTCTTCAGGCCCTGCCGCTGCGGTTCTTCGGTATCGTCTCCAACGATCTGTTGCTGGCCATTCCCTTCTTCACCATGATGGGGTCCATTCTGGAGCGGTGCGGGCTGGCGGAAGACCTTCTGGAAGGTACGGGCAAGCTGTTTGGCGCGGTGCCGGGTGGCATTGCCTATGCGGTGATTTTCGTCGGCGCCATTCTGGGCGCGATTACCGGCACGGTGGCGGCCTCGGTCATCACCATGGGCATGATCTCGCTGCCGGTCATGTTGCGCTATGGCTATAACCAGCGGATCGCCACCGGCGTCATCGCGGCGTCGGGAACGATGGCCCAGCTTATTCCGCCATCGCTGGTGCTGGTCATTCTGTCCGACCAATTGGGCAAGTCGGTGGGCGACATGTATATGGGCGCCATCGGCCCGGCTGGCATGCAGATCGCCATCTATATGCTGTTCATCCTGGCGATTTCGATTTTCCGGCCTTCGCTGGTGCCACCTTTGCCGAAGGAAGTACGCGGCGAGCTGGATGGCCGGCTGATCGGCAAGGTTCTGGCCGGCATGCTGCCGTCCATCGTGCTGATTTTCCTGGTGCTGGGCACGATTTTCCTTGGTCTTGCCACGCCGACGGAAGCGGGGGCGCTGGGTGTCGTCGGCGCGCTGGTGCTGGCGGCGGTGCATCGGCGGTTGACCAGGGTGCTGGTGCGTCAGGCGATGGAATCGACCATGACCATCACCTCGATGGTGGTGATGATCCTGATCGGCTCCACCTGTTTCAGCCTGGTGTTTCAGGGCATGGACGGTTCCCGTTGGATCGAGCATCTGCTGTCCGGCCTGCCGGGGGGACAGCTAGGCTTCCTGATCTTCGTCAACTTCTTCATTTTCTTCCTCGCCTTTTTCCTCGATTTCTTCGAAATCGCCTTCATCGTCATCCCGATGCTGGCACCGGTGGCGCAGCATCTGGGCATCGACCTGATCTGGTTCGGGGTGCTGATCTGCGTCAATATGCAGACCAGTTTCATGCACCCGCCCTTTGGCTTTGCGCTGTTCTACCTGCGCAGCGTGGCACCGAAGAGCGTCAAGACCCGCGAAATCTACCTCGGCTCTATCCCGTGGATCTGCATGCAGCTGGTTATTGTCGGCGTGGTGATTTTCTGGCCGCAATCGGTGACCATGTGGGTGGAAAAGGCCAAGGATATCGACCTCGACAAGGTGAAGATCGAAGTACCGGGCTTTGGGGCAGGCGGCGGTGGCATGAGCCTGCCTTCGCTTGGCGATGGGTCTGGCCTGAATTTCGGCACGCCCCCCGGCCTGGGCGGAGCAAGCGCCCCTGCGGCAAAGCCTGCCATGGATCTCAGCCAGCCGCCGGTGTTCAAATAAGGCAGCGGGTGGCGTGTCGAAAGAAAGCAGCGTGGCGGTTCAGGCTGTCCAGCCCTGCCATTTGACCCATCGGCCATGGAAATCGGCGCGGCCGATCTCCTGGCGCTCACCGCCCGGCCAGATTTGCAGATTGAGGCTGGCGCCATCGCGCTGGCCATCTGCTTCCATTTGCAGGCGGGCGAACGGGGCCTGCGCCGTTGCCCGTTGACCGGCTTGTGCAATCAGCGCTTCGCCCTCGGCTTTCAGTGCCTGGGGAAAATATTGCCAGGCGATGGAATGATAGACGACATGCATCTGGCCCGGATGGGACGGAGCCAGTCTTTGCGTCAGCCAGTCGATTGCATCCATGCGGTCCACGTAAAGATCGTTGCTTCGTGCCAGCGCCAGGGCTGCTTTGGTGCGCTCAAGCCGGTCGGCCTGATCGGCCCAGATATAGGAAAACAACCGCTCGCAATCCTCAGCCTTGGCGGGATCGAGAGGGTTGAGATCGCAACCGGCCCGTTCCGTAACGGTGATCGTCGCAGATGGCGGCGGTGGGCCTTGCCAGTCGGGTGCGAGCAGAACCGGCGAACCATCGCCCCAGCTCGCTTCACCCAGCCGATAGGCATAGCGGTCCCATTGCAGGTTCAGCCCGGCGCTGGCGCCGATCTCCGACAACCGCAACGGCAGGCCGAACAGCGAGGCAATGGTGAGGAAGCCCGGCAAAAGGGCTGCGGAACGGCGGACCTCATTGGTCTGCGGCGCAGAATTCAGCCGGGCCTGCATGAAGGCTTGATGGTCGCGGAAGGCGGCTTCGACTGCGGCCCAAAGCGCGTCGTCCGTGGCGACATGAGGCGGATAGACAGCAGTCAGATCAGGACTTTCCCTGCTCAAAACCAGGGCATGAAGCGTACCCGCCAACCGCAGCGGCACGGAATCACCGGCAGACGTGATGTCGCCTGGCCAATCGATCAGCCGCGCGCCAATCGCGCTTGCGGGCGTCAGCCGCTCGGCGGCAAGACGGCACAGCCTTGCGGTGAAGGGTGAGCCAAGACTGTCACAGGAGCGGGCCTGATCGGTGAGGGCATGACGCAGGCTGTCAATCGTCATCTCAAACCCCTTCCGGCCGGTTTTCGGGGTCGAACTGGATGATGGTCTGCCAGATGGCGGTGAGCGCCGGTTTGCGCTCCTCCTCGATCTCGACACTGACATCATAGGTGGTCATCAGCATGCCTGCGCCGCGAAACCGGGCACCAGCCAGCACGAAGCGGCCGCGCACCCGCTTTCCCGAGCGGACCGGCGCCATCAGCCGGATTTTCTCAAAGCCGTAATTGATGCCCATAGTTTGTTCGCGGATCACCGGCAGGCAATCGTAATTCATTGCCGATAGCAGCGAGATCGTCAGAAACCCATGGGCAATGGTGCCGCCATAGGGTGTTTCGGCCTTGGCGCGTTCAGGATCGGTATGGATGAACTGGTGATCGCCGGTGGCGGTGGCGAAGGCATCGATCATGGTTTGATCGACGGTGATCCATTTGGATATGCCCAGTTCCTCCCCGACCAGGGCCGGGACATCTGCGAGAGAAATTTGACGCTGCATGCTCTGCTCTCGTTGGGTTGGGGCTCTGGTGGGTGTCCAGATCAAGAAGAACCCTATCGCCATTTGTGGCGGCTGAAAATCACGCACTCGATAATTGGGTGAAACCATGTCCTGAATGCTCAGAATCAAGCGCAAAGAGTGAGAAAATCGTTAATTCCGGTGTGCCGGGGAATGGTTTAAGGACGGTGTCGATAAAAATCATTCAATGAATGTAGACGCTTATCATGTCGTTTCTACGTCCGGCTCCCGTGGAAACCATGAGGCCCGGCATTGGCGGTCAAGGCAGACCTGTTGCGGGCGGTCTCAGCCCTCGACGAGAAATGCCACATGGCGGGGTTCGATCATCAGTTTTGAAACAGCTGCATCCGAAAAAATCTCCCGCCATCTCCCGCCTGATGAGGCGGGAAGATCGACCGTGCGCGCTTCACCGCGATTGATCAGGATTGCCAGCCGCGTGTCGCGTCCTGTGGTGCGATCCGGGGTGGCCACCAGCAGGCCTAAGAAGCGGGTCTGTGGATTTTGCCAGGTCTCGACGCTCATAGTCAGGCCGGATGCATCGATCCAGCTGACATCGCCATTGCCGGTGAAAAAGCCCGGATCTGCAAGGGCCGGAAACCGCCGGCGAAGGGCGGCCAGCCGCCCGGTATGGGCGACCAGATCGGCATCGAGCACTGACCAATCCAGCCAGGTGATGGCATTGTCCTGGCAATAGGCATTGTTGTTACCGCGCTGGCTGCGTGCGCCTTCGTCGCCAGCCGTCAGCATCACCCAGCCTTTCGAGACAAACAGGGTGGAGAGCAGAGCGATACAATCACGCTTGCGGGCGGCAAGGATATCAGGGTCGCCGGTCTCACCCTCCGTGCCATTGTTCCAGCTGTGATTGTCACTATGGCCGTCTCTGTTATCCTCGCCATTCGCCTCATTGTGCTTATCGGCATAGGACACCAGATCGAGCAGCGTGAAACCATCATGGGCGGCGATGAAATTGACGCTGCGGGTGTGGGTGCTGCCGTTACGCGAGAAAATATCCGATGAACCCGCCAGCACCGTCGCCATCTCGCCGGTCAACCCGTCATCGCCGCGCCAGAAGCGGCGCATGGTGTCGCGGGCGCGGTCGTTCCATTCCAGAAACGGTGCTGGGAAGTTGCCGAGCTGGTAGCCGCCGGGGCCGATATCCCAGGGCTCGGCAATCATCACCCGGTCCTTTAAAATCGGGTCCTGGAGCATGGCGGTTAGCGTCTCGCCCTGCGCCTCAAAGCCTGTTGCCGTCCGTCCCAGCACCGGGGCGAGATCGAAACGGAAGCCATCGACGCCCGCCGCCATGACGAAATGGCGCAAAGTGTCGAGGATCAACTGGCGCACCACCGGTCTGTCGCAGGCAATGGTGTTGCCACAGCCGGTATCGTTGACCAGCACGCCCGGCTGGTCGGGCAGGTGCCGGTAATAGCTCCTGTTGTCGAGGCCGCGCATCGATAGCGTCGCGCCGAACCGGTCGCTTTCGCCGGAATGGTTGAAGACCAGATCGAGGATGACGCCGATGCCATTCTCATGCAGGCATTCGACGGTGCGGCGCAATTCCGCCACGCCGCCGGGGCAGAGGCGCGGGTCGAGCGCCATCAGGGCAATCGGGTTATAGCCCCAGCTGTTGGAAAGGCCGAGCGGCGGCAGGTGCCGTTCATCGATCCAGGCGGTGATCGGTAAAAGCTCCACCGCATCGACGCCAATGGCTTGCAGATGGGCGATGACGGACGGATGGGCGAGGGCCGCGACCGTGCCGCGCAGGTTTTCCGGCACGTCAGGGTGCAGCATGGTGAAGCCACGCACTGGCAATTCATAGATAAAGCCGCCATCTGGCAGGCGAGGCGGCTCCAGTACAGCATGTCCGGGCGCGGTCAGGATGGCCCTGGGCGTCAGATCGGCGGTATCTTCGCCAAGCCAGGTGAGGCGCGGATCGTGACGGAAGGGGCGGTCGATTTCCAGCGCATAGGGATCGACCAGCAGCTTGGCGGGATCAAACCACAGGCCTTGATCGGGATCATACGGCCCATGGGCGCGGTAGCCGTATCGTGCTCCAGCGACTAGTCCCTTGACGGTCAGCCGGTGCAGATCGTCTTCGCCGCGCTGCATCGGCAGGCGGCGAAGCTCTATGTTTCCGGTCTCATCGAACAGGCAAAGGTCCAGACGCTCGGCATCACGGGAATAGACCGCAAATTCCGCGCCTGTTGCCGTGAGACGAGCGCCAGCACCTGTCATAGGACCATCCGCGATCAGGTGATCACGGTTGGGGCGTCGCGGCCGGTGCGGGCCTTGATGCCGGCCAGCTCCTCGGCAGCAACAATCAGGTCGGCGAGTGCCTCCTGGGTTTCGATGCCGTGATTGGAGGAGTTTGGCTCATAGCGCTCGATATAGACGCGCAGTGTTGCACCCGACGTGCCGGTGCCGGACAGACGGAAGACCACCCGTGAGCCGCCCTCGAACATCACCCTGATGCCCTGTTTCTTGCTTTCGGAATGGTCGACCGGATCGTGATAGGCGAAGTCATCGGCCTTTTCGACCTTCAATTCGCCGATCATGGTGCCGGGCAGGGCGGGAAGCTTGGCGCGCAATGCATCCATCAACCCGTTTGCCGCATCCGAATCCACTTCCTCATAGTCATGGCGGGAGTAGAAATTGCGGCCATAGGAGGCCCAATGCTGGCGCACAATGTCCTGAACGCTTTCGCCACGGCTGGCCAGCACGTTCAGCCAGAGCAGGACTGCCCAGAGCCCGTCCTTTTCGCGCACATGGCTGGAGCCGGTTCCGGCACTTTCCTCGCCGCAGATCGTCACCTTGCCGGCGTCGAGCAGATTGCCGAAGAATTTCCAGCCGGTCGGGGTCTCGTACATGCCGATCTTCAGCCGCTCGGCGACGCGGTCGGCTGCGGCACTGGTCGGCATGGAGCGGGCAATGCCGGCAATGCCGCCGGAATAGCCGGGCGCCAGATTGGCATTGGCGGCCAGAATTGCCAGACTGTCTGATGGAGTGACGAATATGCCCTTGCCGATAATCAGGTTACGGTCGCCGTCGCCGTCGGAGGCTGCGCCGAAATCAGGCGCATCCGACCCCATCATCTCGTCATAAAGCTCTTTGGCATGAACGAGGTTCGGGTCGGGATGATGACCGCCGAAATCCGGCAGCGGAACGAAATTGCGCACCGTGCCATCAGGGGCGCCGAGGCGATTTTCGAGAATTTCCTTGGCATAGGGACCGGTGACCGCGCTCATCGCGTCGAACACCATGCGGAAGCCGAGGCTGAACAGATTGCGGATACCGGCAAAATCGAACAATTGCTCCATCAGCGCGGCATAATCGGCAACCGGGTCGATGACTTCGACAGTCATTTCGCCCAGATCGAATGTGCCGATCCGGTCGAGATTGATGTCGGCTGCCTCAACCGTCTTATAGGCGGTGATGGTCTTGGTATTGGTGTATATCGCGTCGGTGATCTTTTCGGGCGCAGGTCCACCATTGCCGATATTGTATTTGATGCCGAAATCTTCGGTCGGGCCGCCGGGATTGTGGCTGGCCGACAGCACGATGCCGCCAAAGGCCTTGTATTTGCGGATAATGTTGGAGGCCGCTGGCGTCGATAGAATGCCGCCCTGACCGACCAGCACCCGGCCAAAGCCGTTGGCCGCCG contains the following coding sequences:
- a CDS encoding TRAP transporter small permease subunit, with amino-acid sequence MTVLLAWGRAIDALSAGVGRVAEYLVMLCCLISAGNAIIRYLFNISSNGWLEIQWYLFAYVVVLGASHTLRKNGHVRVDLIYGSVSERKRLWIDLIGLVLFLLPVCIFLTWLCWPFFWLSYQQGEMSANAGGLIRWPVKLILVTGFGLLTLQGLSELIKRIAALTGRIDIDVSYEKPLQ
- a CDS encoding TRAP transporter large permease, whose product is MFDFGIIPPAMFLGMVLFMLFGFPVAFSLGAVGMFFGMIGIATGHFSEMFLQALPLRFFGIVSNDLLLAIPFFTMMGSILERCGLAEDLLEGTGKLFGAVPGGIAYAVIFVGAILGAITGTVAASVITMGMISLPVMLRYGYNQRIATGVIAASGTMAQLIPPSLVLVILSDQLGKSVGDMYMGAIGPAGMQIAIYMLFILAISIFRPSLVPPLPKEVRGELDGRLIGKVLAGMLPSIVLIFLVLGTIFLGLATPTEAGALGVVGALVLAAVHRRLTRVLVRQAMESTMTITSMVVMILIGSTCFSLVFQGMDGSRWIEHLLSGLPGGQLGFLIFVNFFIFFLAFFLDFFEIAFIVIPMLAPVAQHLGIDLIWFGVLICVNMQTSFMHPPFGFALFYLRSVAPKSVKTREIYLGSIPWICMQLVIVGVVIFWPQSVTMWVEKAKDIDLDKVKIEVPGFGAGGGGMSLPSLGDGSGLNFGTPPGLGGASAPAAKPAMDLSQPPVFK
- a CDS encoding DUF2332 domain-containing protein, with the protein product MTIDSLRHALTDQARSCDSLGSPFTARLCRLAAERLTPASAIGARLIDWPGDITSAGDSVPLRLAGTLHALVLSRESPDLTAVYPPHVATDDALWAAVEAAFRDHQAFMQARLNSAPQTNEVRRSAALLPGFLTIASLFGLPLRLSEIGASAGLNLQWDRYAYRLGEASWGDGSPVLLAPDWQGPPPPSATITVTERAGCDLNPLDPAKAEDCERLFSYIWADQADRLERTKAALALARSNDLYVDRMDAIDWLTQRLAPSHPGQMHVVYHSIAWQYFPQALKAEGEALIAQAGQRATAQAPFARLQMEADGQRDGASLNLQIWPGGERQEIGRADFHGRWVKWQGWTA
- a CDS encoding MaoC family dehydratase, with amino-acid sequence MQRQISLADVPALVGEELGISKWITVDQTMIDAFATATGDHQFIHTDPERAKAETPYGGTIAHGFLTISLLSAMNYDCLPVIREQTMGINYGFEKIRLMAPVRSGKRVRGRFVLAGARFRGAGMLMTTYDVSVEIEEERKPALTAIWQTIIQFDPENRPEGV
- the glgX gene encoding glycogen debranching protein GlgX, which produces MTGAGARLTATGAEFAVYSRDAERLDLCLFDETGNIELRRLPMQRGEDDLHRLTVKGLVAGARYGYRAHGPYDPDQGLWFDPAKLLVDPYALEIDRPFRHDPRLTWLGEDTADLTPRAILTAPGHAVLEPPRLPDGGFIYELPVRGFTMLHPDVPENLRGTVAALAHPSVIAHLQAIGVDAVELLPITAWIDERHLPPLGLSNSWGYNPIALMALDPRLCPGGVAELRRTVECLHENGIGVILDLVFNHSGESDRFGATLSMRGLDNRSYYRHLPDQPGVLVNDTGCGNTIACDRPVVRQLILDTLRHFVMAAGVDGFRFDLAPVLGRTATGFEAQGETLTAMLQDPILKDRVMIAEPWDIGPGGYQLGNFPAPFLEWNDRARDTMRRFWRGDDGLTGEMATVLAGSSDIFSRNGSTHTRSVNFIAAHDGFTLLDLVSYADKHNEANGEDNRDGHSDNHSWNNGTEGETGDPDILAARKRDCIALLSTLFVSKGWVMLTAGDEGARSQRGNNNAYCQDNAITWLDWSVLDADLVAHTGRLAALRRRFPALADPGFFTGNGDVSWIDASGLTMSVETWQNPQTRFLGLLVATPDRTTGRDTRLAILINRGEARTVDLPASSGGRWREIFSDAAVSKLMIEPRHVAFLVEG
- a CDS encoding alpha-D-glucose phosphate-specific phosphoglucomutase; its protein translation is MIITVPTKPYSDQKPGTSGLRKKVPQFQQEHYAENFIQSIFDSLEDFKGKTLVIGGDGRFYNREVIQKAIKMAAANGFGRVLVGQGGILSTPAASNIIRKYKAFGGIVLSASHNPGGPTEDFGIKYNIGNGGPAPEKITDAIYTNTKTITAYKTVEAADINLDRIGTFDLGEMTVEVIDPVADYAALMEQLFDFAGIRNLFSLGFRMVFDAMSAVTGPYAKEILENRLGAPDGTVRNFVPLPDFGGHHPDPNLVHAKELYDEMMGSDAPDFGAASDGDGDRNLIIGKGIFVTPSDSLAILAANANLAPGYSGGIAGIARSMPTSAAADRVAERLKIGMYETPTGWKFFGNLLDAGKVTICGEESAGTGSSHVREKDGLWAVLLWLNVLASRGESVQDIVRQHWASYGRNFYSRHDYEEVDSDAANGLMDALRAKLPALPGTMIGELKVEKADDFAYHDPVDHSESKKQGIRVMFEGGSRVVFRLSGTGTSGATLRVYIERYEPNSSNHGIETQEALADLIVAAEELAGIKARTGRDAPTVIT